ATTTCGTCCAACGAGCAACAGCGCGAGTAGTAACCTCAAACAGTGAGATCGTGGAAATCATCACGGCAGTGAATCTGTCAAAAGTAGTGGGTGAACCACCTATAGACTTTCAAAAGGAATGGTTTTATTCGGCCAACAACATGCCCGTCGCCATGAATAGAGAAAGAGAAGTTTTGGAATATTCCGAGATACTTATCGAAAAAAACGGGAATCCTCTGCATGCCCGTGTACCAGAGTATTTAACACTGAACGGGATTGGGAATATTCTTTTTCTATAATCTTTCAGATATTATGCACATTATATAGAGTCATAAAGAAGGATGGAAGAGTTGCAAATCGATAAAGAAGGATTGCTTTCGCATCCGAAAAAGCTACTTGTTGATCATCTGTCAGTTGTAGCTGTAATAGCGAAAGCGACCGTGGAGGAGAAAGGTTACCGGTTCGTTGTAAAGGAGACTGAAATAACGAATCGGCAACTCTCCGACTTGGTTTGGATTGCAGCTATCTCTCATGACATCGCGAAAGCTACAGGCTATTTCCAGAATTATATCCGTAACCCAGAAGAGATTCATAGCAATTTGAAGAATCATTCATTGCTGTCGTCGGTTTTTGCCTATTTCGTCGCTAGCAGGTATTGTGAGCGAGAATTTAAAGACAAGCTGCTGCAGGAGTTTCTCCCGATACTGGTTCTGATAGCCGTGAAACGGCATCATGGCAACATCCAGAACCTTCAGAAAGAAATATTATTTTCTAACGAAGACATTGAATACCTTTCAGAACAAATCAAAAGCATTCATGCTCCTTCAGTTGAGTTAATTCTTTCGAGTTTGTGTGATCATTGGCCTATCAAGATTACATGGAGAGCGTTCACAGAATATTGGGAATTAGCAAGTTTCCAGCAGCGACTAAAAGATTTTCGTTTATACTTCAAGCTTAATTATCCGAAGCTGGACGAGAAAACGCAAGTCGAACTCTTTAATCTTTTTCAGGTAATCTATTCCGCATTGATGTACTCAGATAAGAACGACGTGATCCTGAAAGATGTTAATACTACGAATACAACGACTGATATCATAGGGTGCTTGAATCGATACAGGGAAAAGAATGGATTCAATATCCCGGTTTCGGAAATTAATCGAATCAAGAACGAAGCTTATTTTGGCACGTTGGAACACTTGGAGAGGGTGTTTATCCGTGATCAGCACCTCTACTCGATCACGTTACCTACAGGGTTGGGGAAAACACTAACGGCATTTTCCGTGGCTGATAAAATAAGGTCACTCACAGGAAATATCAACGCAAAGGTGACTATCGTTATCCCTTATACTTCGATCATTGACCAGAATTTTGAAGTGTATCGAGAAGTACTGGAAACCGATTCGAGCGAGTTTTTATTAAAGCATCATCATTTGAGCGAACCCAGGTACAAAGATAGTTCTGAAAAGGTGTATGAAGAAAATCAGAGTCAATTTTTGATTGAAACATGGCAATCTGAAACTATCGTGACAACGTTCGTTCAATTTCTGGAAACGATTCTTTCAATGGATAAAACCAAGCTAATGAAATTGGTTAACCTGAGAAACGCCGTAATCCTGCTTGATGAGATTCAGACAATTCCCTACGAGCTATGGGAAACGGTAAGGAAGACGTTCCTTTCGCTTGGCGAAACTTTAAATATATATTTTATCCTTATATCAGCAACACAGCCTCTTATATTTGCTCCGAGAGTGGATATAGTGGAATTAGTACCCGATCACAGAAAGTATTTCAAAGTATTTAATCGCACCCGGTTGGTCTATCACAAAGACAAAATCTCTTTCGAGGATTTCATCGATATAATTTCTGATTATATTTATAACGAACCTAAAAAAGACGTGCTGATAATCTTGAACACCAAAAAGGCCGCCCGTCGCTGCTTTGAGGAATTAACAAAACAGGAGCAGGAAATTCTGGATAACGTCCAATACTTCTTCTTATCCACGCTCATTACTCCCCACGAAAGAAAAGAGATTATTCAAAAAATTAAAAAAAGGAGTCATAAACGTAAAATAATTGTCTCCACTCAATTAATAGAAGCAGGAGTGGATATCTCCGTGGATACCATCTTCCGGCAGTTGTCTCCCATCGATTCAATTATCCAGTCGGCCGGACGCGCGAACCGATATAATGAAAAAGAGCAGGTATCTGATATATTCCTTTATGATATTGACGATGAGCATGGAAAAGCAACAAGTAGAATCTATGGTTCAGACCTAATGCTAAAAACTAGGAACACGCTCTCGGATATTGAAGTAATGGAGGAAAGAGACTATCTGGATCTAATTGACCGATACTACGAAGAGGTCCGAAAACAATCTGACGAGACTTCTTCGGATTTACTTGACGCCATTCGAGATTTGAGATTCATGGAGATCGATCTAAAACTCATCCAAGAGCGTAAAACTGAATCGGTCTTCATTCAATTGAACGAAGAGGCTAAATATGTATGGGAACGCTATGTATCTCTTTATGATGAAGAGCTAACACCCTGGGAGAGAAAGACAAAATTCGCGTCGTTTAAATCTCTTTTTTACGATTATGTAATCAACGTACCGGTTCCATACGGTGAGACGAAAATTAATTTTGACTCCGAACAAGTGCACGGATTTTATTTATCGAGTTTAGAACAACCTTCCGCGTTTTATTCCTATTCGGCTAACGACACGAGGGAAAATATCGGATACGACACGAACAAAACGTCCATCACAATTTAGTAGAATCATGCAAATCACTCAAACAATCATTCAGTTCCCCGACATTCGATTAAAAACACGAGATGCACATAAGTTGCGTGGGTATTTTGGCAACTTATTTAAAGAGCATTCTCCGTTGTTACACAATCATTACCAAGATGGCACTTCACGGTACGCTTACCCATTGGTTCAATACAAGGTAATTAGAAACGTACCGATGCTAATAGGCTTCGAAGAGGGTGCCGATCTGTTAATTTCACTCTTTTTGAAAATCCGTGAATTGGATATCGAGGGAGAATACTATCCTATTTCCGCTAAAAATATTCATCAGACACGATGCGAGCTGACGGTAAATCAGCAGTTGTACAACTACGCTTTTGAAACGCTCTGGATGGCCTTGAATCAGGATAATCACAGAAAATACATACTCCTAGATACGAAGCAGAAAAAAGAGTTCTTGAATCGTCAGTTGCAAAATAACATACTAAGTTTCTATAAGGGTGTTTCTTTTCGTGTAAGTGAAAACATCATGGGTGTCGTACAGTTGGAAGAAAAACAGACAAAGTTTAAAGATCAGCAAATGCTGGCATTTTCAGGGAGGTTTACCACGAATGCTTACTTACCGGAATGGGTAGGGATAGGAAAGGCTGTGAGTCGTGGATTTGGTGCTGTTAGTCAAATCTAGTAAAACCAAGAATATGCAGTTAATCATTAACACATATGGCACGTATGTTCATGTAAAAGATGATCTGTTTGAAGTATCACTCACGAAGGATGGAGAAAAACAAAAACACCATTTCGCCAGTCAGAAGGTTACTTCCATATTAATGAGCAAAGGAGCGGCTCTCAGTACCGATGCCATAATACTGGCCATGAAAAACAATATTGATATTATTGTTTTCGAGTATGATGGAATGCCTATTGGTCGTTTTTGGCATAGCAAGCCGGGAAGTACCTCAAAAATTAGGAAGCAGCAGTTGGATGCTAGCTTGAACGAAATAGGTGTTCACTGGACAAAAAGCTGGTTAACAAAAAAAATAGAGAATCAAATCGAATTCTTGAAACGGTTAAAAAGCCATCGACTTACCTCTGCCGAACAGATACAGGAAAAGATTGAAATCATCAAAGGTATCTCATTAAAAATAAATGGATTGAAAGGCTCTAAAATAGAGGATATCGACAGTACTCTTCGAGGATTAGAGGGTACATCTGGGCGAGTATATTTCAGAGTGTTAAGTTCTCTTCTGGCGGAACGTTATCAATTCGAAGGGCGTAGTTTTCGCCCGGCAGCTGATCCTTTTAATGCTTTTTTAAATTACGCTTATGGCGTTCTATACAGCCGAGTAGAAAAAGTACTGGTGATTGCTGGGCTTGATCCGTATGTTGGATTCATGCACCGGGATGATTACAATATGAAAAGTATGGTCTTTGATTTTATTGAACCTTATAGGACATATGCTGAAGAAGTCGTATTCAAGCTCTTTTCAGCAAAAAAAATCAATGATAGCCACACGAGTAAGATCACAAATGGTTATAGCCTGAATGCCGAAGGAAAAAATTTATTGATGCAATCATTGTTAAGTTTTTTGGAGGAAGACACAATCCGTTACAATGGTAGGAATCAAACAAGAGTTAATGCTATGCAGATGGATGCTCACCAGTTCGCAAACCAATTAATAAAAAAAACATGATTTGCTGGGTTATATACGATATCAAGAAAGATAAGCCACGCACCAAGATTTCTAAGATATGCAAAAAGGTCGGCCTTTATCGCGTACAGAAATCGGTATTCCTAGGAAGCTTGGATGAAAACGACAAAGACACCCTCGAACTATCTGTGACCGAGTTGATAGATGAAGAAACCGATTCTCTTTATATCTTCCCAATGAGTAAAAATGAACTTCGTCAAACAGTTTTGCTCGGGCAAGCATTTGATAAGAAGTTAGTAACAGACGATGTAAAAGCCTTGTTTTTCTGATGTCTATCACACCATCACATATCATAGAGTACCTTTATTGTCCCCGGTTCACATATTACGAACACGTGCTTTGTATCCCACAATTTGAAGAGCGCCACTACAAAGTGGAAAAGGGGCGCAACCTACACGACTTGAAACTGGAACGGAACAGGGATTATTTACGCAAAAGAATCGGGGCCGTGGATAAATATCTTGATCAATATTTGACCAACGAGTTACTACGAGGAGTTGTTGATGAAATTTTAGTGTTAAAAGATGGCACAATGGCTCCACTTGATTATAAATTTGCTAAATTTGAGGAACGAATTTATAATACATATCAGACTCAATTAGAGTGTTATGCAGTACTAATTGAAGACAATTTTCATCGACGCGTAGATAAAGGCTTTTTGGTTTACACTCGCTCTGCGAACAAATTGGTTGAAATAGTAATAAGCGAGACTGCGAAACAAGAGATACGAAATATTTGTGAACAAGTGAACGAAATTATTTTTAATAATTTTTTTCCGAAAGCAACGAAATCTAAAAAAAGATGTATTGGCTGTACATATAGAAATATTTGTATCAAATAAAGCTTTCCGGGAGTAAATTTATTTTGAGACATCAAAAAACATGATATATTCCACTAAGAAAGAGAAAATTACATTCTCGGAAATCATTAAAAAAATCGTGTTTTTTGCGTTCTTTGACATTTTGAAAACAGAAAATAATGATTCCAAAAAACAACCGTACAGTTCTGAACATCATATTGATAACTCAATAGACGACTTCCAGAACTACATCCAGCACAACAAGGATTGAAACCCCATTCCCTCTTTCACTAGCGACACATCTATCTGTCTTCCAGAACTACATCCAGCACAACAAGGATTGAAACATGTAGCTTTCACTTCGTCGAAAGCAATAGTAAGTTCACTTCCAGAACTACATCCAGCACAACAAGGATTGAAACTAAACTGCCATCCGTGCTCCTTCCCATCCTTTTTCCTTCCAGAACTACATCCAGCACAACAAGGATTGAAACCGTTAATTAATTATTCTATCGGTCTCCAGCCCGTTGCTTCCAGAACTACATCCAGCACAACAAGGATTGAAACTGTAATGCTATTGCATGTTTCCACGCTTCATTATACTCTTCCAGAACTACATCCAGCACAACAAGGATTGAAACTTTCCAAAACGGTTCTTAATGCGGAGAAAAGATTTCTTCCAGAACTACATCCAGCACAACAAGGATTGAAACACATAGATGCTCTTAAGACCTCGAACGAGACTGAAACTTCCAGAACTACATCCAGCACAACAAGGATTGAAACTTCATTTTGCGAGCATCACATTGCTCCTATTGTCGGCTTCCAGAACTACATCCAGCACAACAAGGATTGAAACAACTTAAAAAGCCAGCATGTATTCAAATACTTAATTCTTCCAGAACTACATCCAGCACAACAAGGATTGAAACAAATGTCCTCAAGGTCTTGATTGCTGAAATATGAACTTCCAGAACTACATCCAGCACAACAAGGATTGAAACACATCTTTCGCGTCGACGGCGAAAGAGAGAAGGTAATCTTCCAGAACTACATCCAGCACAACAAGGATTGAAACAAGAAATCAGATCAGACTTAAAAGAAATAAGCGAATCTTCCAGAACTACATCCAGCACAACAAGGATTGAAACAATATGCGTGAGGCTCAAGAGAAGCTGAAAACACTTCTTCCAGAACTACATCCAGCACAACAAGGATTGAAACATGAGGTCGTATCTCTGTTATCTCGCTTTTGCTACCTTCCAGAACTACATCCAGCACAACAAGGATTGAAACCAGATGTTCATAAAAAGTCTTTGCACTACTACTCTTCTTCCAGAACTACATCCAGCACAACAAGGATTGAAACAAGGAAAATTTTTCATCCATCCAGATTGCACGTATACTTCCAGAACTACATCCAGCACAACAAGGATTGAAACACCGGGTATCTTTCGGCAATAGCACCTATGGTTTCCATCTTCCAGAACTACATCCAGCACAACAAGGATTGAAACGCGAGATAAACCCGGCACTTTTTTCCGGCCGTATCACTTCCAGAACTACATCCAGCACAACAAGGATTGAAACAAGCTGATAATAGACTTGTTCAAATACAACAACAACTTCCAGAACTACATCCAGCACAACAAGGATTGAAACCGCCATATTGTTCACCGTTCACCTCAATGTATGCCCACTTCCAGAACTACATCCAGCACAACAAGGATTGAAACAACTTGTTCATCGTTGACCTTACAGCCACCTTCGGCTTCCAGAACTACATCCAGCACAACAAGGATTGAAACAACATGACTGGTTGGCTGGACACGCAGAAGCCATGCTTCCAGAACTACATCCAGCACAACAAGGATTGAAACGAGCCCAACGAGGAAATATACCCGTCAATAGCTGGACTTCCAGAACTACATCCAGCACAACAAGGATTGAAACACTGGAATACTGAACAGCGAGAATAGCGACGGTGGAACTTCCAGAACTACATCCAGCACAACAAGGATTGAAACCAGCAATTTGCTGAAACAATATCCCGACCTGATAAAACTTCCAGAACTACATCCAGCACAACAAGGATTGAAACATTACTCTATCGGTCTCCATCCGATAACTGTAACTCTACTTCCAGAACTACATCCAGCACAACAAGGATTGAAACCCAACACACAACAAGCCCCCGCAACGGACGCGGGAAACTTCCAGAACTACATCCAGCACAACAAGGATTGAAACCCTATTCCGGACAGGCGTTAGCGGATCAGATGATTCTTCCAGAACTACATCCAGCACAACAAGGATTGAAACTCGATGATCCGTTCAGCCAATCCCTTACATATCTTGCTTCCAGAACTACATCCAGCACAACAAGGATTGAAACATAACCTACGGATTACAACAGCCGTTCAGTTGGGCGTCTTCCAGAACTACATCCAGCACAACAAGGATTGAAACATTCAGCCAACTTCGTATAAACTTGGCGACATGTGGCTTCCAGAACTACATCCAGCACAACAAGGATTGAAACCAATTATGTTTGGATTCAGAAGATTAAAAAAAGAAACTTCCAGAACTACATCCAGCACAACAAGGATTGAAACTCCCAATACGATCGATGAACACTTCTATGTCGTCTACTTCCAGAACTACATCCAGCACAACAAGGATTGAAACATGTGTACTTCCCGGAAGGCAAATACCTTATGGAACTTCCAGAACTACATCCAGCACAACAAGGATTGAAACTTATCCATAGTATTCTTTTCATGTGTCCTGTAATTCTTCCAGAACTACATCCAGCACAACAAGGATTGAAACATTGGCTAACAAACTACAATGGTGCTGCGGCTCCAAGCTTCCAGAACTACATCCAGCACAACAAGGATTGAAACCGGCTTTTCTTCTTGCTTCTTTTGTAACCTTGTTGTCTTCCAGAACTACATCCAGCACAACAAGGATTGAAACTCTGTTCATTTTTTTTCCAACATTAACGAAACTGGCTTCCAGAACTACATCCAGCACAACAAGGATTGAAACTCGAAACGGTAGCAAAAGGGCTGTCTCACGATGCAGACTTCCAGAACTACATCCAGCACAACAAGGATTGAAACTTGACAACGACTAACAAATTGAACCATACATACATACTTCCAGAACTACATCCAGCACAACAAGGATTGAAACTTCGTCAAGTCCGAAAACGCTTAAGCAAGTGGATGATCTTCCAGAACTACATCCAGCACAACAAGGATTGAAACGAGGAATGGGCTGACAGGGTTAATGCTTCGTTTGGCTTCCAGAACTACATCCAGCACAACAAGGATTGAAACTGACAGAAGAAGAAAAATTAGCTATTGAGAAGGCTACTTCCAGAACTACATCCAGCACAACAAGGATTGAAACGCCCCAACAAAGTCCGCCTCAACCAAGATGATCGGTCTTCCAGAACTACATCCAGCACAACAAGGATTGAAACTCGTGTATAGCTCCGTAGGTAGTCACTTTTGGCATTCTTCCAGAACTACATCCAGCACAACAAGGATTGAAACTTTGACCCTAACCCTACTTATCAGAATCAGAAAGACTTCCAGAACTACATCCAGCACAACAAGGATTGAAACGGACTAACGCAATCGCAAACACTCCATTCGTGAATTGTCAAATCTTCCAGAACTACATCCAGCATAATAAGGCATAAGGCGATTAAACTTTTGGGGAGAAAAGACAAAAAAACAAAACGGGGAACTGAAAATCAATCTTAGTTCCCCGTCTTAGTTCCTTGCTCTTTGCCGTTTATTCCATATTGTGAAAAACGTTTTGCACATCGTCGTCCTCTTCAAACTTCTCAAGCAGTTTTTCAATCTGCGTGCGTTGTTCGTCGCTAAGCGATTTCGTGTCGTGCGGAATACGTTCAAACTCTGCCGAATGAATTTCGAAACCGTTTTCTTCGAGGTACGACTGGATATCTGAGTACGATTTAAATTCACCGTAAAGGATAATGTCTCCTTCGTCTTCCTCTACTTCATCAACACCGTAATCGATAAGTTCCAGTTCCAGGTCTTCCAATGAAACCCCTTCTTTTGGAGAGATTTTAAAGACACATTTGTGGTCGAAAAGAAACTCCAGACTTCCCGAGGTCCCCAGTGATCCACCGTGCTTATTGAAGTAACTCCGGACGTTCGCCACCGTTCGGGTAGGATTGTCGGTTGCGGTTTCCACTACGATGGCAACGCCGTACGGGCCGTAACCTTCGTAAACCATTTCCTTGTAATCCGAAACGTCCTTGTCCGTCGCTTTTTTGATAGCGCGTTCAACGTTTTCCTTTGGCATATTTTCTTTTTTTGCCTGCTGTATCAGTACACGCAATCGTGGATTGTTTTCCGGATCGGGACCGCCGTCGCGCGTGGCGATGGTTATCTGTTTTCCTAATTTCGTAAATACGCGGGCCATATTGCCCCACCGTTTTAGCTTTGTGGCTTTTCTGTATTCAAATGCTCTTCCCATATTTTTGCAATTGGCTTTCTTTAAAAATTATTATCTTAACAATGCTCCCAGTTCTTTCTCCAAATTCTGCTGAATTTTTTGCATGACGGCGTCAATCTGTTTATCATTGAGTGTTTTTTCTTTGTCCTGCAATACGAAATTTACCGCGTACGACTTTTTCCCTTCAGGTAGGTTCTTTCCTTCGTAAACATCGAACAGAGACAGTTCTTGAAGTAGTTTCCTCTCCGCTTTTTTTGCTGTTTGCTCAATGGCTGCAAAGGTGACGCTTTTATCGACAAGTAGTGCCAGGTCGCGGCTTACTGAGGGGAACCTGGAGATTTCAGAAAAATGTACTTCGCTTGCTGATGTTTCCTTCAACAGAGCATCCCAGCTCATTTCGGCAAAAAAGACGTCGGTGTCGATATCGAACTTCTTCAAGATGTTGCCTGAGATAATTCCAAAACTTCCGATCTGCCGGTTGAAAGTACGTATATTCATTCCTGAAGCGTAGATTCCGGATTGAGTCGACTCAAACGTCACCTGATTCTGAGTAAAGCCCAACCGGTTCAATATATTTTCGATATGCGCTTTTAGTTGAAAAACAGAAGTTTCAGTTTGAGGGGCTGCCCAGTTTTTGGGGTTGCTGTCGCCGCAAATCCAAAGGCCGAGATGGGTTTCTTCGGAATACCCCGATAATATATTGCCTTCCTGCTTCCTGTCAGTATCAAAAAAGTAGCAGTTCCCAAATTCGTAAAAATGCAGGTCGTAATGCTTCCTGTTCCGGTTATAAGCGATGCTCTCCAGGCCTCCGTAAAGAAGCGTCTGGCGCATTACTCCCAGGTCGTTACTCAGGGGGTTGAGCAGCTTTACCCCGTTTTCTCCCGGGAAGGTTGTGTTGTCTTCGTAATAGGATTTCCGGGTGAGCGAGTTATTCATTATTTCGCTGAAGCCACTTGCAGTAAGTTGTTCCGAAATAAGTGTCTGTAGTTTGTGTTTGCGGTCTGTAGGGGTTTGATAAGACAGGTTGGCCCTTAACGAATCGCTGAAATCCACGTTGTTGTATCCGTAGATGCGAAGGATCTCTTCGATCACATCCACATCGCGGGTCACATCTACTCTGTAAGTGGGGATGCTAAGTGTCAGTGCCTCTTCCGACTCGTTTTCCGTTTCAATGTCCAGGCTTTGGAGAATGTTCTTAATCGTTTCCTTCGGAATCTCTTTTCCGATAAGTGAGTTCACCTTCCGGAACGGCAAAACTACTTGTGCATTGTTTATTTTCACCGGATAGATATCGCGTATTTCGCCTTCAATTTCACCTCCGGCAATCTCCTTGATAAGCATGGCGGCACGTTTCAGTACGTACACCGTGTTTCCGGGGTCGGCACCCCGTTCGAAGCGGAACGATGAATCGGTGTTCAATCCGTGACGACGAGCGGTTTTGCGCACCCAGGTAGGATTAAAATATGCCGATTCCAGAAACACATCTGTTGTGCT
This portion of the Petrimonas sulfuriphila genome encodes:
- the cas3 gene encoding CRISPR-associated helicase Cas3' — protein: MEELQIDKEGLLSHPKKLLVDHLSVVAVIAKATVEEKGYRFVVKETEITNRQLSDLVWIAAISHDIAKATGYFQNYIRNPEEIHSNLKNHSLLSSVFAYFVASRYCEREFKDKLLQEFLPILVLIAVKRHHGNIQNLQKEILFSNEDIEYLSEQIKSIHAPSVELILSSLCDHWPIKITWRAFTEYWELASFQQRLKDFRLYFKLNYPKLDEKTQVELFNLFQVIYSALMYSDKNDVILKDVNTTNTTTDIIGCLNRYREKNGFNIPVSEINRIKNEAYFGTLEHLERVFIRDQHLYSITLPTGLGKTLTAFSVADKIRSLTGNINAKVTIVIPYTSIIDQNFEVYREVLETDSSEFLLKHHHLSEPRYKDSSEKVYEENQSQFLIETWQSETIVTTFVQFLETILSMDKTKLMKLVNLRNAVILLDEIQTIPYELWETVRKTFLSLGETLNIYFILISATQPLIFAPRVDIVELVPDHRKYFKVFNRTRLVYHKDKISFEDFIDIISDYIYNEPKKDVLIILNTKKAARRCFEELTKQEQEILDNVQYFFLSTLITPHERKEIIQKIKKRSHKRKIIVSTQLIEAGVDISVDTIFRQLSPIDSIIQSAGRANRYNEKEQVSDIFLYDIDDEHGKATSRIYGSDLMLKTRNTLSDIEVMEERDYLDLIDRYYEEVRKQSDETSSDLLDAIRDLRFMEIDLKLIQERKTESVFIQLNEEAKYVWERYVSLYDEELTPWERKTKFASFKSLFYDYVINVPVPYGETKINFDSEQVHGFYLSSLEQPSAFYSYSANDTRENIGYDTNKTSITI
- the cas1 gene encoding CRISPR-associated endonuclease Cas1, translated to MQLIINTYGTYVHVKDDLFEVSLTKDGEKQKHHFASQKVTSILMSKGAALSTDAIILAMKNNIDIIVFEYDGMPIGRFWHSKPGSTSKIRKQQLDASLNEIGVHWTKSWLTKKIENQIEFLKRLKSHRLTSAEQIQEKIEIIKGISLKINGLKGSKIEDIDSTLRGLEGTSGRVYFRVLSSLLAERYQFEGRSFRPAADPFNAFLNYAYGVLYSRVEKVLVIAGLDPYVGFMHRDDYNMKSMVFDFIEPYRTYAEEVVFKLFSAKKINDSHTSKITNGYSLNAEGKNLLMQSLLSFLEEDTIRYNGRNQTRVNAMQMDAHQFANQLIKKT
- the cas2 gene encoding CRISPR-associated endonuclease Cas2 is translated as MICWVIYDIKKDKPRTKISKICKKVGLYRVQKSVFLGSLDENDKDTLELSVTELIDEETDSLYIFPMSKNELRQTVLLGQAFDKKLVTDDVKALFF
- the cas4 gene encoding CRISPR-associated protein Cas4 — protein: MSITPSHIIEYLYCPRFTYYEHVLCIPQFEERHYKVEKGRNLHDLKLERNRDYLRKRIGAVDKYLDQYLTNELLRGVVDEILVLKDGTMAPLDYKFAKFEERIYNTYQTQLECYAVLIEDNFHRRVDKGFLVYTRSANKLVEIVISETAKQEIRNICEQVNEIIFNNFFPKATKSKKRCIGCTYRNICIK
- a CDS encoding YebC/PmpR family DNA-binding transcriptional regulator, whose protein sequence is MGRAFEYRKATKLKRWGNMARVFTKLGKQITIATRDGGPDPENNPRLRVLIQQAKKENMPKENVERAIKKATDKDVSDYKEMVYEGYGPYGVAIVVETATDNPTRTVANVRSYFNKHGGSLGTSGSLEFLFDHKCVFKISPKEGVSLEDLELELIDYGVDEVEEDEGDIILYGEFKSYSDIQSYLEENGFEIHSAEFERIPHDTKSLSDEQRTQIEKLLEKFEEDDDVQNVFHNME
- a CDS encoding phenylalanine--tRNA ligase subunit beta, producing MNISYNWLKDYLQFDLSPQETAAALTSIGLETGSVEEIQTVKGGLEGLVIGEVLTCTHHPNSDHLHLTTVNIGNGEEPLKIVCGAPNVAAGQKVVVATVGTKIYFGDEPVTIKRSKIRGEESFGMICAEDEIGIGTSHEGIIVLPDDAEVGMLAKDYYNVKSDFVLEVDITPNRIDAASHYGVARDLAAYLKQSGKPFSLTKPSVDGFKTDKSEGGIDVVVENSAACPRYSGLTVRGVTVKESPDWLKNKLLVIGLRPINNIVDITNFILHETGHPMHAFDVNYIEGNTVVVRTLPGKSKFLTLDEQERELNENDLMICNTKEGMCIAGVFGGLKSGVTESTTDVFLESAYFNPTWVRKTARRHGLNTDSSFRFERGADPGNTVYVLKRAAMLIKEIAGGEIEGEIRDIYPVKINNAQVVLPFRKVNSLIGKEIPKETIKNILQSLDIETENESEEALTLSIPTYRVDVTRDVDVIEEILRIYGYNNVDFSDSLRANLSYQTPTDRKHKLQTLISEQLTASGFSEIMNNSLTRKSYYEDNTTFPGENGVKLLNPLSNDLGVMRQTLLYGGLESIAYNRNRKHYDLHFYEFGNCYFFDTDRKQEGNILSGYSEETHLGLWICGDSNPKNWAAPQTETSVFQLKAHIENILNRLGFTQNQVTFESTQSGIYASGMNIRTFNRQIGSFGIISGNILKKFDIDTDVFFAEMSWDALLKETSASEVHFSEISRFPSVSRDLALLVDKSVTFAAIEQTAKKAERKLLQELSLFDVYEGKNLPEGKKSYAVNFVLQDKEKTLNDKQIDAVMQKIQQNLEKELGALLR